A genomic region of Nitrospira lenta contains the following coding sequences:
- a CDS encoding TIGR04255 family protein: MEPRQEWTRYTKSPIVEVTCQLHFPDLLTIPASPPAAFQDKVRARYPHFAPTQDRRGYVFSRHDRQEYVTLTQNTLAVTLTAFSEWAEFRAACAGVETAFRTVYGPAVYTRTTLRYRSLFRPQAYGIAPLEWDQLINAAALGPLALPGMTGTLQGSRHDLVLVLPDADGTDRFRLVHGFVTVTEPAQGRPSGEPGYLLEQEYFSIDPLQPQQLAPRLDRFNQEAARFFKHCVLEQLHTAMLPLAA; encoded by the coding sequence ATGGAACCACGGCAGGAATGGACCCGCTATACCAAGTCGCCGATTGTTGAGGTCACGTGCCAACTGCATTTTCCCGACCTCCTTACGATTCCCGCTTCCCCTCCGGCGGCGTTTCAGGACAAGGTCCGTGCTCGCTATCCGCACTTTGCCCCGACACAGGATCGGCGCGGGTATGTCTTTTCCCGTCACGATCGGCAGGAATACGTCACGCTGACCCAGAACACGCTGGCAGTCACGCTCACCGCGTTTTCGGAATGGGCGGAGTTTCGCGCCGCGTGCGCGGGAGTGGAAACGGCCTTTCGCACGGTCTACGGCCCGGCGGTGTACACCCGCACCACGCTCCGATACCGCAGCCTCTTTCGCCCGCAGGCGTATGGGATTGCCCCGCTGGAATGGGATCAGCTGATCAATGCCGCCGCACTGGGCCCGTTGGCCCTGCCAGGCATGACAGGGACACTGCAAGGGAGCCGGCATGACCTCGTGCTGGTACTCCCGGATGCCGACGGAACAGATCGGTTCCGGCTCGTCCACGGATTTGTCACGGTGACGGAGCCCGCACAAGGCAGACCATCCGGCGAACCCGGCTATCTGCTTGAACAGGAATATTTCAGCATCGATCCGCTGCAGCCCCAGCAGCTCGCACCCCGATTGGACCGTTTCAATCAGGAAGCCGCTCGATTCTTCAAGCACTGCGTCCTGGAGCAGTTGCATACAGCGATGCTGCCGCTGGCCGCCTGA
- a CDS encoding HlyD family efflux transporter periplasmic adaptor subunit has protein sequence MPSLPPAPASKERALPVLRTNVEFLRGAPTPEGVPTWTIVDPVRNKYFQIEWPVYQLLQRWSCGTMEQLVETMREETTARITREDVEDLIKFLYANNLTEESASGQTKDFVDQANARKQAWWQWLLHHYLFIKIPLVHPHGFLQATLPLVAPFYTAAAAWVFGTIGAVGLVLVSRQWDAFLSTFLHFFNWRGAVLYGVVLCLVKVVHELGHAYTATRFGCRVPTIGVALMVMMPVLYSDVSDSYRLHAKRKRLGIAAAGVIAELGLAAMATVLWGFLPDGTLRSMAFIVATSSWIMSLTVNLNPLMRFDGYYLLADGLGLPNLQDRAFAFGQWKLREILFATGAPAPEVVGSSTRRIMVTYAWAIWAYRLVLFTGIAVMVYHEFFKALGIILFLVEIVFFIGLPVWREVRTWWDRRAAFAGNPRFAVTVTATLGLVVLACMPWSSRVTIPGVLQARSYATVYPPAPGRIVAVSVRPGQRVRAGDTLLVMESPQLAKEAKLVRTQAGQLSFRLQRQAGYADDRAQAPVIEETLKAKLAELDGVTERQQNLLLSSPIDGVIVDRADSLHSGRWIDQKLAVAYIVDPKRALIAALVPVEDLSVLAIGQDARFIPDDLTRPARLARVVEIRDVDERDFSVPYLASIYGGAVPARKDAQGLVQAEQSVYRVELDVLDASGPIDQTVTGQIHVAGKSQSLIARAWDRVAAVMIRESGF, from the coding sequence ATGCCGAGCCTGCCGCCCGCGCCAGCCTCGAAAGAGCGGGCGCTCCCCGTCCTCAGGACGAACGTCGAGTTCCTCCGTGGCGCGCCGACTCCCGAGGGGGTGCCGACCTGGACGATCGTTGATCCGGTCCGCAACAAGTATTTCCAGATCGAATGGCCGGTCTATCAACTGTTGCAGCGGTGGTCGTGCGGCACCATGGAACAGCTGGTGGAGACCATGCGGGAGGAAACGACCGCCCGGATCACGCGGGAGGATGTCGAGGATCTCATCAAGTTTCTCTACGCCAACAATTTGACCGAAGAGTCGGCGAGTGGGCAGACGAAAGACTTCGTCGACCAGGCGAACGCGCGCAAGCAGGCCTGGTGGCAATGGCTGTTGCATCATTATTTATTCATCAAAATTCCGCTCGTCCATCCCCACGGCTTTCTTCAGGCCACGCTGCCGCTGGTGGCGCCGTTCTATACCGCGGCGGCGGCCTGGGTGTTCGGGACAATCGGAGCGGTCGGACTCGTGCTCGTCAGCCGGCAGTGGGACGCGTTTCTCTCGACCTTCCTTCACTTTTTCAACTGGCGCGGCGCAGTGCTGTACGGTGTCGTGCTGTGTCTCGTCAAAGTCGTCCACGAATTGGGGCATGCCTATACCGCGACGCGGTTCGGTTGCCGCGTGCCGACGATCGGCGTGGCGCTCATGGTCATGATGCCGGTGCTCTATTCCGACGTCAGCGACTCCTACCGGCTGCATGCCAAGCGGAAACGGTTGGGGATCGCCGCCGCCGGCGTGATCGCCGAACTTGGATTGGCGGCGATGGCCACGGTGCTGTGGGGATTTCTGCCGGACGGGACGCTGCGCAGCATGGCGTTCATCGTTGCCACCAGCAGTTGGATCATGAGTTTGACGGTGAACCTCAATCCGTTGATGCGGTTCGACGGGTACTATCTGTTGGCCGATGGGCTCGGGCTTCCCAATCTGCAGGATCGTGCCTTTGCGTTCGGCCAGTGGAAGCTCCGCGAGATCCTATTTGCCACCGGCGCCCCGGCGCCTGAAGTCGTCGGCTCTTCCACACGCAGAATCATGGTGACCTACGCCTGGGCGATTTGGGCCTATCGTCTGGTGCTCTTTACAGGCATCGCGGTGATGGTCTACCACGAGTTCTTTAAGGCGTTGGGGATTATCCTCTTTCTAGTCGAAATCGTGTTTTTTATCGGCTTGCCGGTATGGCGGGAGGTGAGGACCTGGTGGGATCGCCGGGCGGCGTTTGCCGGCAATCCTCGCTTTGCCGTGACGGTCACCGCGACACTGGGTCTCGTGGTGTTGGCCTGTATGCCCTGGTCGAGCCGGGTGACGATTCCGGGTGTCTTGCAGGCCCGGTCGTATGCGACGGTCTATCCTCCGGCGCCGGGGAGGATCGTGGCGGTCTCCGTGCGTCCGGGGCAGCGGGTGCGGGCAGGCGATACGTTGCTGGTGATGGAAAGTCCTCAATTGGCGAAAGAGGCGAAATTGGTTCGCACCCAGGCCGGGCAGCTGAGCTTCCGGTTGCAGCGGCAGGCCGGGTATGCCGACGACCGGGCGCAGGCACCGGTCATCGAGGAGACGCTCAAGGCCAAACTGGCGGAGCTGGACGGTGTGACGGAGCGGCAGCAGAATTTGCTCCTGTCTTCCCCGATCGACGGCGTCATCGTGGATCGGGCGGACTCGCTGCATTCGGGGCGCTGGATCGACCAGAAGCTGGCCGTGGCCTATATCGTCGATCCGAAACGGGCGCTCATTGCGGCATTAGTGCCGGTCGAAGACCTCAGCGTACTGGCGATCGGGCAGGATGCCCGCTTCATTCCCGACGATTTGACCAGGCCCGCGCGCCTGGCTCGGGTGGTGGAAATCCGTGACGTGGATGAGCGGGATTTCTCCGTACCCTATCTGGCGTCGATCTACGGCGGGGCTGTCCCGGCGAGAAAAGACGCGCAGGGGCTTGTGCAGGCCGAGCAATCCGTCTATCGGGTCGAACTCGACGTGCTGGATGCGTCAGGCCCGATCGACCAGACGGTGACCGGACAGATTCACGTCGCCGGGAAATCCCAGAGCCTCATCGCGCGCGCCTGGGATCGCGTGGCGGCCGTCATGATTCGGGAGAGTGGATTCTAG